Proteins found in one Vagococcus carniphilus genomic segment:
- a CDS encoding ABC transporter ATP-binding protein: protein MLSLMSYASKYKKQLILGPFFKLLEAILELFLPFYMAKLIDQGIRQNDLAYTIKMGIYMLIMSIVGLICVMICQYYSSIASQGFGTELRNEMMKKINQFSHREIDSFGSATLITRATSDINQLQLALAMLIRLVIRAPFLSIGSIIMAFYIDTQMGFIFLITIPVFSLILFFIMKKTVPLYKKVQQKIDHLNLVVSENLSGVRVIRAFSKKEKDVENFGEVSDDLAQAYNNVTNLSALLSPTTILIMNFSIIFILYFGGIRVNTGYLQTGQVLALINYMTQMLLALIVVANLVVIFTRAFASANRVEEVFQTQPEIETTPIENELPWNEETLLSFQHVSFKYTEKSGYALEDINFNLKKNQTLGIIGPTGSGKSTLIQLIPHFYSTNEGTILLNNQSVNSFKTGQLRQHIATVPQKSTLFSGTIRSNLLLGKPDATEEECYEALDMAQCLEFVMSLPDKLDSEVFANGKNFSGGQKQRLSIARALIKRPDLLIMDDSLSALDYQTDLLIRQALKEKMTKTTVIIISQRVSSVKNADNILVLKNGKQVGYDSHERLLGNSRTYRDIVNSQKEREVE from the coding sequence GTGCTGTCTCTTATGAGCTATGCAAGCAAATATAAAAAACAATTAATTTTAGGACCATTCTTTAAATTACTTGAGGCCATCCTCGAGTTATTTCTTCCTTTTTATATGGCAAAACTGATTGATCAAGGAATCAGACAAAACGATTTAGCTTATACCATTAAAATGGGTATTTACATGCTGATTATGTCTATCGTTGGATTAATTTGTGTCATGATTTGCCAATACTATTCCTCTATTGCTTCTCAAGGGTTTGGAACCGAACTTCGAAATGAAATGATGAAAAAGATTAACCAATTTTCCCATCGTGAAATTGATTCCTTTGGCTCAGCCACACTTATTACTCGAGCCACAAGCGATATCAATCAGCTTCAATTAGCTTTAGCTATGCTAATTCGCTTAGTCATTCGAGCTCCCTTTTTAAGCATTGGCTCCATTATTATGGCTTTTTATATTGATACACAAATGGGATTTATTTTCTTAATCACAATCCCTGTTTTTTCTTTAATTCTCTTTTTCATCATGAAAAAGACAGTACCTTTATATAAAAAAGTACAACAAAAAATTGATCATCTTAACTTAGTTGTCTCAGAAAATTTAAGCGGTGTTCGTGTCATTCGCGCCTTCTCAAAAAAAGAAAAAGATGTAGAAAACTTTGGTGAAGTTAGTGATGATTTAGCTCAAGCTTATAATAATGTGACAAATCTATCTGCTTTATTATCACCAACAACTATTCTTATTATGAATTTCTCTATTATTTTCATTCTCTATTTTGGTGGCATTCGCGTTAATACTGGCTATCTTCAAACTGGGCAAGTTCTAGCACTCATTAACTATATGACACAAATGTTACTCGCTCTAATTGTTGTCGCAAATTTAGTTGTTATTTTCACTCGTGCTTTCGCTTCTGCTAATCGTGTAGAAGAAGTATTTCAAACACAACCAGAAATCGAGACAACTCCTATTGAAAATGAATTACCCTGGAATGAAGAAACTCTGTTATCTTTTCAACATGTCTCATTTAAGTACACTGAAAAAAGTGGTTATGCTTTAGAAGATATTAATTTTAATTTGAAGAAAAATCAGACTCTAGGAATTATTGGACCCACAGGTAGTGGTAAGTCTACCTTAATTCAATTAATCCCACATTTTTATTCAACAAATGAAGGAACTATTTTACTTAATAATCAATCTGTTAATTCTTTTAAAACAGGGCAACTACGTCAACATATTGCTACTGTTCCTCAAAAAAGTACTCTTTTCAGTGGAACAATTCGTAGTAATTTATTACTTGGAAAACCCGACGCCACCGAAGAAGAATGCTATGAAGCTTTAGATATGGCTCAATGTTTAGAATTCGTTATGTCTCTGCCAGACAAATTAGATTCAGAGGTTTTCGCCAACGGTAAAAACTTTTCTGGTGGTCAAAAGCAGCGTCTAAGTATTGCTCGTGCTCTTATCAAGCGTCCAGATTTACTTATAATGGATGATTCTTTAAGTGCTCTTGATTATCAAACCGATTTATTAATTAGACAAGCACTCAAAGAAAAAATGACAAAAACAACTGTCATTATTATCTCTCAACGTGTTTCTTCTGTTAAAAATGCAGACAATATTTTAGTCTTAAAAAACGGAAAACAAGTTGGTTACGATTCTCATGAAAGATTACTAGGAAACTCCAGAACCTATAGAGATATTGTCAATTCTCAAAAAGAAAGAGAGGTAGAATAA
- a CDS encoding NAD-dependent epimerase/dehydratase family protein has protein sequence MTATLIVFGGSGFIGQALCKEALNRHMSVVSISKHGKPKTNDKWMSNPLITWCAIDVFKDDSWKNHLSSDTCCINLIGILFENKKKGLTYDKMIVEANRLISTEAEKKNCPYLFLSAKGGPHGYIKAKKAAEESLFDKNNPTIIIRSGLVTTKERPFTYIQGLLIKGATYVPLLKSIVKTVYPTSLNSLVHQILNEISEPSYKLISDIH, from the coding sequence ATGACAGCAACACTCATCGTTTTTGGCGGAAGCGGTTTTATTGGTCAAGCCCTCTGTAAAGAAGCTCTTAATCGCCATATGTCTGTTGTCAGTATCTCCAAACATGGTAAACCCAAAACTAATGACAAATGGATGTCAAACCCTTTAATAACTTGGTGTGCTATAGATGTTTTTAAAGATGATTCTTGGAAAAATCACCTCTCTTCTGATACATGCTGTATTAACCTGATCGGTATTCTATTTGAAAATAAGAAAAAAGGCTTAACTTATGACAAAATGATTGTAGAAGCTAACCGATTAATCAGCACTGAAGCTGAAAAAAAGAATTGCCCTTACCTCTTTTTATCTGCTAAAGGTGGGCCTCATGGTTACATTAAAGCTAAAAAAGCTGCAGAAGAGTCATTATTTGATAAAAATAATCCTACAATTATTATTCGAAGTGGCTTAGTGACAACCAAAGAACGTCCTTTTACTTATATACAAGGCTTGTTAATAAAGGGAGCAACTTATGTCCCTCTTCTCAAGTCTATAGTAAAAACCGTTTATCCCACTTCTTTAAACAGTCTGGTTCATCAAATACTCAATGAAATCTCAGAACCAAGTTATAAATTAATCTCAGATATTCATTAA
- a CDS encoding 3D domain-containing protein: protein MKVKGLSLMLLSSIVAVAATPVVSLAADSKEESVKKESIEISSKIDKALDSVNTKYQEVESLKSEVAETEGTIKETQNKIQETEKSIAKRTELMGDRMKSMQENSSSMNLMDALLTADNMSDFFNRAYAVTVLQGAEKSKVDSLANDKDKLDELKVSLEDSKSSLSEKQTAMETEASSLEKNVASLKEELSDNQAVLEKLSKDRIAKEAQAKKAAVEEANRKELDAKIQEKESKKADETKNEAPITSTSKVSQPVKEEVVEEEQPTPAPTETSSGSQVLQMEATGYSYTQPGLSNFTATGIDLRENSRVIAVDPSVIPLGSVVEVSGYGYAVAGDTGGAIIGNRIDLHFNTVAECTQWGRRSVTVTVK from the coding sequence TTGAAAGTAAAAGGACTATCATTAATGCTTTTATCTTCTATAGTAGCTGTAGCAGCTACACCAGTAGTGTCTTTAGCTGCTGATAGTAAAGAAGAATCTGTGAAAAAAGAAAGCATCGAAATTAGTAGTAAGATAGACAAAGCACTTGATTCGGTTAACACGAAATATCAAGAAGTGGAGTCACTTAAATCAGAGGTTGCTGAGACTGAAGGAACTATTAAAGAAACACAAAATAAAATTCAAGAAACAGAAAAAAGTATTGCTAAAAGAACTGAGTTAATGGGAGACCGCATGAAGAGCATGCAAGAAAATAGTTCTTCAATGAACTTGATGGATGCTCTATTAACAGCTGACAATATGTCAGATTTCTTTAATCGTGCTTATGCTGTTACAGTACTTCAAGGAGCTGAAAAATCAAAAGTTGATTCTTTAGCTAATGATAAAGATAAATTAGATGAATTAAAAGTATCTTTGGAAGATAGTAAATCATCATTATCTGAAAAACAAACAGCGATGGAAACAGAAGCAAGCTCATTAGAAAAGAACGTAGCTTCATTAAAAGAAGAGTTAAGTGATAATCAAGCAGTACTTGAAAAATTATCAAAAGATCGTATTGCTAAAGAAGCTCAAGCTAAAAAAGCAGCAGTAGAGGAAGCAAATAGAAAAGAATTGGATGCTAAGATTCAAGAAAAAGAATCTAAAAAAGCAGATGAAACAAAAAATGAAGCACCAATTACATCTACTTCTAAAGTATCACAACCAGTTAAAGAAGAAGTAGTGGAAGAAGAACAACCAACTCCAGCACCAACTGAAACATCATCAGGTTCTCAAGTGTTACAAATGGAAGCTACAGGCTATTCATATACACAACCTGGTTTATCAAACTTTACAGCAACAGGTATTGATTTACGTGAAAACTCACGTGTTATTGCTGTAGATCCAAGCGTTATACCTTTAGGGTCTGTTGTAGAAGTTTCAGGATATGGTTATGCTGTAGCCGGAGACACTGGTGGAGCTATCATTGGTAATCGTATTGATTTACATTTCAATACAGTTGCAGAATGTACACAATGGGGACGTAGAAGCGTTACCGTAACAGTTAAATAA
- a CDS encoding ECF transporter S component, with product MKTKQLTLTAIFLSIIILFSFTPLGFINLGFIKATLVHIPVIIGAIVLGPKIGALLGLSFGVLSMVINTMTPSILSFAFSPFIPVLGTNETSLWAIVIALVPRILTGVIPYYVFKWLQKKKVGDKTSLFISGAAGSMVNTILVMNLIYFVFQDAYAASKKMEVGAGLYKAVLSVVFINGVPEALVAGIATSAVAIVLLKVYQKNQS from the coding sequence TTGAAAACTAAACAACTGACATTAACAGCTATTTTCTTATCTATCATTATCTTATTTTCATTCACCCCACTTGGGTTTATTAATCTAGGATTTATAAAAGCTACACTTGTTCATATTCCTGTTATCATTGGTGCGATTGTACTCGGCCCTAAAATAGGAGCTCTTTTAGGCTTATCTTTTGGTGTTTTAAGTATGGTAATTAATACCATGACACCATCTATTTTATCCTTTGCTTTTTCACCCTTTATTCCAGTATTAGGAACTAACGAAACTAGTCTTTGGGCCATTGTAATTGCACTAGTCCCTAGAATCTTAACAGGAGTTATTCCTTATTATGTTTTCAAATGGCTACAAAAAAAGAAAGTTGGAGACAAAACATCTCTTTTCATTTCAGGGGCAGCTGGCTCAATGGTCAACACTATCCTTGTCATGAATTTAATCTATTTTGTTTTCCAAGATGCTTATGCAGCTTCAAAGAAAATGGAAGTGGGGGCCGGCTTATATAAAGCAGTTCTTTCTGTTGTCTTTATAAACGGTGTTCCAGAAGCTTTAGTTGCAGGAATTGCAACAAGTGCCGTTGCAATTGTCCTACTAAAGGTCTATCAAAAAAATCAGTCTTAA
- a CDS encoding YlbF family regulator, translating to MEEREFQYEETIQLALDNLLEKISDNEIIVSYKQIAEKVDQHEGLKQMVEEIKALQKDAVQFAHYDKPEAEREAIRLADAKQKEFDEHPLVIAYREKLVEANDLLQHVTHSLEKKVNEGLEEELNKAVEGE from the coding sequence GTGGAAGAACGAGAGTTTCAGTACGAGGAAACGATTCAGTTAGCTTTAGATAATTTATTGGAAAAGATAAGTGATAACGAAATCATTGTTTCATATAAACAAATTGCTGAAAAAGTCGATCAGCATGAAGGATTAAAGCAAATGGTTGAAGAAATAAAGGCACTTCAAAAGGATGCGGTTCAATTTGCTCATTATGATAAACCAGAAGCAGAAAGAGAAGCCATTCGTTTGGCAGATGCTAAGCAAAAAGAATTTGATGAGCATCCATTAGTCATTGCTTACCGAGAAAAATTAGTTGAGGCAAATGATTTATTACAACATGTAACACATTCCCTTGAGAAAAAAGTGAATGAAGGATTAGAAGAGGAATTAAACAAGGCAGTAGAAGGGGAGTAA
- a CDS encoding YibE/F family protein has translation MLSMTKTKKISLFLLLLFTIIAIFGTFQFSHQEQTVGKVMEEKTVHSEKQVDEHGNTDKLTTQQVKLLILNHKYKGKEVTITNTYSYSQIKDHHYHKNEYVYIDVSHQGKELFGTLLELKRDHFLIILVSLLLFLLILIYDLSGILTFFSFILNGAILCLLFWWYKQINSHLLLLLFIAGIPLIVTLTLTVANGWNKKTKIAITSTVIGSAVTFLIGFLVIELLAHKGLRYEEMELVTRPPHILFLSSLLIGCVGAVMDVSMTIISSLYELTQTKPNVTKEEITETGKKIGEDIMGPMINIMFFSYLSGAIPLILIFLRNNMSFNYAFSIVLSLEVARALVGSIGIVLTIPLSIKLTTFFLRRGALNER, from the coding sequence ATGCTTTCAATGACAAAAACAAAAAAAATCAGTTTATTCCTTTTATTACTTTTCACAATCATAGCTATTTTCGGAACTTTTCAATTTAGTCATCAAGAACAAACTGTTGGGAAAGTAATGGAAGAAAAAACGGTTCATTCTGAGAAACAAGTTGATGAACATGGGAATACAGATAAACTAACCACTCAACAAGTTAAGCTACTCATTTTGAACCACAAATATAAAGGAAAAGAAGTAACTATCACCAACACTTATAGTTACTCTCAAATCAAGGACCACCACTATCATAAAAATGAGTATGTTTACATCGATGTCTCTCATCAAGGAAAAGAACTTTTCGGTACCCTTTTAGAGTTAAAACGTGACCATTTTTTAATTATTCTAGTTAGTTTACTCTTGTTTCTACTAATATTAATATATGATTTATCCGGAATATTGACTTTTTTCAGTTTTATTCTTAACGGCGCTATACTTTGCCTTTTGTTCTGGTGGTACAAACAAATCAATAGCCATTTGCTATTACTTCTTTTTATTGCTGGCATTCCTTTGATTGTTACGCTTACTTTGACTGTTGCTAATGGATGGAATAAAAAAACAAAAATAGCGATTACTTCTACGGTAATTGGCAGTGCAGTCACTTTTCTTATTGGCTTTTTAGTTATTGAGTTATTAGCTCATAAGGGGCTTCGCTATGAAGAGATGGAATTAGTTACCAGACCACCACATATTTTATTTCTAAGTAGTTTACTCATTGGTTGTGTCGGAGCTGTTATGGATGTTTCTATGACCATTATTTCTTCTCTTTATGAGTTAACACAGACTAAACCTAACGTCACAAAAGAAGAAATAACAGAAACTGGTAAAAAAATTGGAGAAGATATTATGGGACCAATGATAAATATTATGTTTTTTTCTTACCTAAGTGGTGCGATTCCGCTTATTCTTATCTTTCTAAGAAATAATATGTCCTTTAATTATGCCTTTTCAATTGTTTTATCTTTAGAAGTTGCTAGAGCTCTAGTCGGTAGTATTGGCATTGTTTTAACCATCCCTTTATCTATCAAATTAACTACCTTTTTCTTGAGACGAGGTGCTTTAAATGAGCGTTAA
- a CDS encoding YibE/F family protein, with translation MSVNFILFLILAFLMSYIGKSKGRLALCALFFNLLFMFIMLILINWGFSSILLTLITSIAITAMNLFFINGYHAKTITAFLSSLIVLIIMMLLILSSVKLMHLQGLPSEELMEMDMYSLNIGISFVSLSTSVMVMSVVGAINDIAISITSAIYELKRNSPTLTKRELIHSGIVIGKDVLGSTMNTLIFALVGGQLALFVWVSDLNYSFHQLLNTKILVIEWSNLLLSGIAIILTIPISTLLITRSIIQKS, from the coding sequence ATGAGCGTTAATTTTATTTTATTTTTAATTCTAGCTTTTTTGATGAGCTATATTGGTAAAAGCAAAGGTCGTCTAGCTTTGTGTGCCCTATTCTTCAATCTATTATTTATGTTTATCATGTTAATTTTAATTAATTGGGGATTTTCTAGTATATTACTTACACTTATAACGAGCATTGCCATCACCGCAATGAATTTATTCTTTATTAACGGTTATCACGCTAAAACAATTACTGCTTTTCTTAGTAGTTTAATTGTCTTAATCATTATGATGTTACTTATTTTGTCATCTGTTAAACTTATGCACCTTCAAGGTCTCCCAAGCGAGGAGTTAATGGAGATGGATATGTATTCTTTAAATATTGGCATCTCTTTTGTTTCTTTAAGTACCTCCGTTATGGTTATGAGTGTTGTAGGGGCAATCAATGACATTGCTATTTCTATTACTTCTGCCATTTATGAATTAAAACGAAACTCACCTACTCTAACCAAAAGAGAATTGATTCACTCTGGTATTGTTATTGGAAAAGATGTCTTAGGTTCTACGATGAACACTTTAATCTTTGCTTTAGTCGGCGGGCAATTAGCATTATTTGTTTGGGTTAGTGATCTAAACTATTCTTTCCATCAGTTATTAAATACTAAAATTTTAGTAATAGAATGGAGTAATTTACTCTTAAGTGGAATAGCAATTATTTTAACCATTCCTATCTCAACTCTTCTTATTACTCGCTCTATTATTCAAAAAAGTTGA
- a CDS encoding TetR/AcrR family transcriptional regulator, translated as MQLKKKDVQMAIQETALELFYQKGYFKTKMSDIAKQMNMSVGNIYTYFKNKDELFDTVITTDTVDYIEETIVNLAKTCNEYHLGKDTASIDDAIEKYLRVIVNNYREVVIILDKSEGMVYEKKRCSIIEKIIEVRCSTGLRPSYIGSSFEVRKKFDKIIINGIFDVILMGLKEDTATSEERYELCLALFKFQIGKNYDSYPKA; from the coding sequence ATGCAATTAAAGAAAAAAGATGTCCAAATGGCTATTCAGGAAACAGCTTTAGAGCTTTTTTATCAAAAAGGCTACTTTAAGACTAAAATGAGTGATATTGCTAAACAGATGAATATGTCAGTTGGAAATATCTATACTTATTTCAAAAATAAAGATGAATTATTTGATACAGTCATAACGACTGACACTGTAGATTATATTGAAGAAACCATTGTCAATTTAGCAAAAACATGCAATGAATATCACTTAGGAAAGGATACAGCTTCTATAGACGATGCCATTGAAAAATATTTAAGAGTAATTGTTAATAACTACAGAGAAGTAGTGATTATACTTGATAAAAGTGAAGGAATGGTTTATGAAAAGAAACGATGCTCAATCATTGAAAAAATTATTGAGGTAAGATGTTCGACAGGATTAAGGCCAAGTTATATTGGAAGTTCTTTTGAAGTAAGGAAAAAATTCGACAAAATAATAATTAATGGGATTTTTGATGTCATTTTAATGGGATTGAAAGAGGATACGGCAACTAGTGAAGAGCGATATGAATTATGTTTAGCTCTTTTTAAATTTCAAATAGGGAAAAATTATGATAGCTATCCTAAAGCGTAA
- a CDS encoding TIGR00282 family metallophosphoesterase produces MRILFCGDVVGSLGRETITTYLPKLKKKYRPQVTIVNGENAAAGRGITEKIYKKLLQDGADVVTLGNHAWDNHQIFEFIEDAKKMVRPANFPKETTPGVGMVFVKVNQQELAVINLQARAFMTAIDDPFTVIDELIEEARERTPHIFVDFHGETTSEKQAMSWYIDGRVSAIVGTHTHVQTNDARILPQGTGYITDVGMTGPYDGILGMDRTAVIEKFRTALPHRFEVVTEGRELLSYCVIDIDDVTGKTKKIEANLINPDRPFKE; encoded by the coding sequence ATGCGAATTTTATTCTGCGGAGACGTAGTAGGATCATTAGGAAGAGAAACAATTACCACTTATTTACCAAAATTAAAAAAGAAGTATAGACCACAGGTGACTATTGTTAATGGAGAAAATGCAGCAGCAGGTCGTGGTATTACTGAAAAAATATATAAAAAATTACTTCAAGACGGAGCAGATGTTGTCACACTAGGAAACCATGCTTGGGATAATCACCAAATTTTTGAGTTTATTGAAGACGCTAAAAAAATGGTTCGTCCAGCAAACTTCCCCAAAGAAACAACACCTGGTGTCGGAATGGTTTTTGTAAAGGTTAATCAACAAGAGTTAGCCGTTATTAATCTTCAAGCAAGAGCTTTTATGACAGCGATAGATGATCCTTTTACGGTCATTGACGAATTAATTGAAGAAGCAAGAGAGAGAACTCCTCATATTTTTGTAGATTTTCACGGTGAAACAACGAGTGAAAAACAAGCTATGAGTTGGTATATTGACGGACGTGTATCAGCAATTGTTGGAACTCATACCCACGTTCAAACAAATGATGCAAGAATCTTGCCACAAGGAACAGGCTATATCACTGATGTAGGGATGACTGGTCCTTATGACGGTATTTTAGGAATGGATAGAACAGCTGTTATTGAGAAATTTAGAACAGCCTTACCTCATCGTTTTGAAGTGGTCACAGAAGGTCGAGAACTATTATCTTATTGTGTGATTGATATTGATGATGTAACAGGAAAGACGAAAAAGATTGAAGCTAATCTTATTAATCCAGACCGTCCCTTTAAAGAATAG
- a CDS encoding phosphopantothenoylcysteine decarboxylase, which produces MTTVLLGVSASISAYKAADIVSQLRKKQIDVEVIMTTNSTKIIPELTLQVLSKNRVHTDVMREDQPTDINHIDLVKRADLFVIAPASANIIGKIANGIADDMLSTTALAVHDIPKLIAPAMNTYMYENPAMQDNLKKLDRYGYSFIEPKTSLLACGDYGKGALADVDTIVTAICAQLNGTEE; this is translated from the coding sequence ATGACCACTGTACTATTAGGTGTTTCAGCTAGTATATCAGCTTATAAAGCAGCCGATATCGTTAGCCAATTGCGAAAAAAACAAATCGATGTCGAAGTAATCATGACTACCAATAGCACTAAAATTATTCCAGAATTAACATTACAGGTTCTTTCAAAAAATAGAGTCCATACAGATGTTATGAGAGAAGACCAACCAACTGACATTAACCATATTGATTTAGTTAAACGTGCTGATTTATTTGTCATTGCACCTGCTTCAGCAAATATTATTGGAAAAATAGCAAATGGTATTGCTGATGATATGCTTTCAACAACAGCTTTAGCTGTCCATGACATACCGAAATTAATTGCTCCTGCGATGAATACTTATATGTATGAAAATCCAGCGATGCAAGATAACTTAAAAAAACTAGACCGTTACGGGTATTCTTTCATTGAGCCAAAAACAAGTTTGTTAGCTTGTGGTGATTATGGAAAAGGAGCTCTAGCAGATGTTGATACAATTGTTACAGCCATTTGTGCTCAATTAAACGGTACTGAGGAGTAA
- a CDS encoding nucleoside 2-deoxyribosyltransferase has product MSKQIYFASPLFSDMERVYNESLVKKIRTMYPELNVYLPQEQGEINDKESYADAKMIAKYDTDALLNSQLVLAILDGVSIDVGVASEIGVAYQAGIPVLGLFTDSRQQGADNPKKITALKEVGESQFPYMNLYTSGLIKLNGQILNNEKDWLKEITTYL; this is encoded by the coding sequence ATGTCAAAACAAATCTATTTTGCTAGCCCTTTATTTTCAGATATGGAACGAGTTTATAATGAATCCCTCGTTAAAAAAATCAGAACCATGTATCCTGAGCTTAACGTTTACTTACCTCAAGAACAGGGTGAAATCAATGATAAGGAAAGTTATGCTGACGCTAAAATGATTGCTAAATACGATACTGATGCACTACTTAATAGTCAACTTGTCTTAGCCATTTTAGATGGCGTATCAATTGATGTAGGTGTAGCCTCTGAAATAGGCGTTGCTTATCAGGCAGGAATTCCTGTTTTAGGTTTATTTACAGATTCAAGACAACAAGGTGCAGATAACCCCAAAAAAATCACCGCTTTAAAAGAAGTTGGAGAGTCTCAATTTCCTTACATGAATCTCTATACATCAGGATTAATCAAGTTAAATGGTCAAATTTTAAATAACGAAAAAGACTGGTTAAAAGAAATTACTACATATTTATAA
- the coaB gene encoding phosphopantothenate--cysteine ligase — protein sequence MNILITAGGTSEKIDEVRHLTNHATGSLGKEIANSLKNEAVNVYYVHGPQAVLPENDAIHFFPIHSVQDLYDTMKKLLTTISFDYVIHSMAVSDYELDTATNEALLSEQIAEKIISEEYKTKEELAQLIKQVLTDSHQSAQPAQKKISSKNDKLILVMKKAPKVISQIKTWQPSTHLIGFKLLVDVSEEELVSVAQDSIEKNKADYILANDLTHIKGDQHIGLFVSKQGIEQRFNTKKEIAQGMKQLILKN from the coding sequence ATGAATATACTTATCACTGCTGGCGGAACATCTGAAAAAATCGATGAAGTTCGCCACTTAACAAATCACGCAACTGGAAGTTTAGGAAAAGAAATTGCTAATTCCTTGAAAAATGAGGCTGTGAACGTTTATTATGTTCATGGACCACAAGCTGTTTTACCTGAGAATGATGCAATTCATTTCTTTCCAATTCATTCTGTTCAAGACCTTTATGACACAATGAAAAAATTACTAACCACTATTTCTTTTGACTATGTTATTCATAGTATGGCTGTTAGTGATTATGAACTAGATACAGCAACTAATGAAGCATTACTGTCAGAACAAATTGCTGAAAAAATAATTAGCGAAGAATATAAAACCAAAGAAGAGTTAGCTCAACTCATTAAACAAGTTCTAACTGACTCTCATCAATCAGCACAACCTGCACAAAAGAAAATCAGTTCTAAAAACGATAAATTAATTTTAGTCATGAAAAAAGCACCAAAAGTCATTTCTCAAATAAAAACTTGGCAGCCTAGCACACATCTCATTGGTTTTAAACTATTAGTAGATGTTTCAGAAGAGGAATTAGTTAGTGTTGCACAAGACAGCATTGAAAAAAACAAGGCAGACTACATTTTAGCCAATGATTTAACTCATATTAAAGGTGATCAACACATTGGCTTATTCGTTTCAAAACAAGGAATAGAACAACGCTTTAATACCAAAAAAGAAATTGCTCAAGGAATGAAGCAACTTATCCTGAAAAATTAG
- the thiT gene encoding energy-coupled thiamine transporter ThiT has product MVSSRSRVWLEGAIAAAFAMALSFIPLKFGPGFSISIGMLPIVVYSFRRGTKAGLYSGLIWGLLHFLLGKAYILTVSQALIEYLLAYTFIGFSGIYATKIQKAIKENSGKLGYLLFIGTFVGTLARYICHFVAGFIFWGKYALWGLSPVVYSLVINGTNAVLTGIATFVIVLLLVKKSPKLFLVE; this is encoded by the coding sequence ATGGTGTCATCAAGGTCAAGAGTATGGTTAGAAGGAGCAATTGCGGCAGCATTTGCCATGGCATTATCTTTTATTCCATTAAAGTTTGGACCAGGATTTTCTATTTCAATTGGAATGTTACCAATTGTAGTTTACTCTTTTAGAAGAGGAACAAAAGCAGGTTTATATAGTGGTTTAATCTGGGGATTACTCCATTTTTTACTTGGGAAAGCATATATTTTAACAGTTTCTCAAGCTTTAATTGAGTATTTATTAGCTTATACTTTTATTGGCTTTTCTGGAATTTATGCAACTAAAATTCAGAAAGCGATCAAGGAAAACAGTGGTAAACTAGGCTATCTTCTATTTATTGGGACTTTTGTCGGAACCTTAGCGCGTTATATTTGTCATTTTGTAGCTGGGTTCATTTTTTGGGGCAAGTACGCTCTTTGGGGATTAAGTCCTGTGGTTTATTCTCTAGTTATTAATGGAACAAATGCTGTTCTAACAGGAATTGCTACTTTTGTTATTGTTTTATTACTAGTTAAGAAAAGTCCTAAATTATTTTTAGTTGAATAA